A region from the Ichthyobacterium seriolicida genome encodes:
- a CDS encoding TonB-dependent receptor: MRSCNFLMREKVFLFLCLYNISFVTLSQNKDNLKEEIIDVRKKYIPNISHPDKIKISPQIKHEKQKKLKVDYNFHDYKTPAEIIFEKIKPVRYSSSVEKIKIPENYIKVGYGNYFTPLFDFFLNRELKKGLVAGHFKYSSSMEGNTKRALQNDFLESNLKLLYDHRFTNYVLFNTLDLGYKSYNYYGLDNESEKLNFTDETDVKQKYFTFSASTQLENNQSTYPFLENIKFSSSYIKMRERDRAYEVQFKLNNKLNFVFLDEVLSIWMNVHNISTSTRDSSLDSMDENQNSKLKKYDYLNIDIMSNFKIRHEKLSFDIGVKAHAVVDFTNNKNIYKVYPIARGTYSIVNNIMIAYANIGGGIKLNSMNQIVNENPFIENSIDIKPTENTVDVSLGLKGFLLPDLHYDARTSFSRIKNFKLLTKTQSNEPLTSPLHQKTTMFKPIWLTNTMKYNINLCLDYNFMEYFALGNNSQINLITTEDKSELHYNKLINRYIPILGNNFYIKFNYKSILIRTELFTSVGRDILDNYTDINIITRYDITDKLSVFCDFYNVLNKQYDLWEDYKSYGFQVLGGLKYKF; this comes from the coding sequence ATGAGGAGTTGTAATTTTCTTATGAGAGAAAAGGTATTTTTATTTCTGTGTCTTTACAATATTAGTTTTGTAACTCTCTCTCAAAATAAAGACAATCTAAAGGAAGAAATTATAGATGTGAGAAAAAAGTATATTCCCAATATTTCACATCCAGACAAAATAAAAATAAGTCCTCAGATAAAACACGAAAAACAAAAAAAACTCAAAGTAGATTATAATTTTCACGATTATAAAACCCCAGCTGAGATAATTTTTGAAAAGATAAAACCCGTGCGATATTCTTCATCTGTAGAAAAAATTAAGATTCCAGAGAATTATATAAAAGTAGGATACGGAAATTACTTTACTCCTTTATTCGATTTTTTTCTAAATAGAGAATTAAAAAAAGGCTTGGTGGCAGGGCATTTTAAATATTCCTCTTCTATGGAGGGAAATACAAAAAGAGCTTTACAAAATGACTTTTTAGAATCTAACCTAAAACTTTTATACGATCACAGATTCACTAATTACGTGTTGTTCAACACTTTAGATTTGGGTTATAAATCCTATAATTATTACGGATTAGACAATGAAAGTGAAAAGTTAAATTTCACAGATGAAACAGATGTAAAACAAAAATACTTTACTTTTTCGGCGAGCACTCAACTCGAAAATAATCAGAGTACATATCCATTTTTGGAAAATATAAAATTTAGTTCTAGCTATATAAAAATGCGAGAAAGAGATAGAGCTTATGAAGTTCAATTTAAATTGAATAATAAGCTGAATTTTGTTTTCTTGGATGAAGTCTTGAGCATTTGGATGAACGTTCATAATATTTCTACTTCCACAAGAGATTCCTCACTAGATTCAATGGATGAAAATCAAAATTCTAAACTGAAAAAATACGATTACCTAAATATTGATATTATGTCTAATTTCAAAATAAGACATGAAAAATTATCATTTGATATCGGTGTAAAAGCACATGCAGTAGTAGATTTCACAAATAATAAAAATATATATAAGGTTTACCCAATAGCTAGAGGGACATACAGTATTGTAAATAACATAATGATTGCATATGCAAATATTGGAGGGGGAATAAAATTAAACAGTATGAATCAGATAGTAAATGAAAACCCCTTTATAGAAAATAGTATAGATATAAAACCTACAGAAAATACCGTAGACGTAAGTTTGGGATTAAAAGGTTTTTTACTGCCTGATTTACACTACGACGCTAGAACGTCTTTTTCTAGAATTAAAAATTTTAAATTGTTAACAAAAACTCAAAGTAATGAGCCATTAACATCACCTTTGCACCAAAAAACTACTATGTTTAAACCAATATGGTTAACTAATACTATGAAATACAATATAAATCTATGTCTAGATTACAATTTCATGGAATATTTTGCATTGGGAAATAATTCTCAAATAAATTTGATAACAACAGAAGATAAATCTGAATTACACTACAATAAACTCATCAATAGATACATACCTATCCTAGGTAATAATTTTTACATAAAATTCAACTATAAATCTATACTAATTAGAACCGAATTATTCACAAGCGTTGGAAGAGACATATTAGATAACTACACTGATATCAATATAATTACTAGATACGACATTACAGATAAACTAAGTGTATTCTGTGATTTTTATAACGTTCTAAATAAACAGTATGACCTATGGGAAGACTATAAATCTTATGGTTTTCAAGTTTTAGGTGGATTGAAATATAAATTTTAA